One segment of Thunnus thynnus chromosome 19, fThuThy2.1, whole genome shotgun sequence DNA contains the following:
- the pgam2 gene encoding phosphoglycerate mutase 2, translating into MAGVHRLVIVRHGESAWNQENRFCGWFDADLSEKGVEEAKRGAKAIKDAGMKFDVCHTSVLKRAVKTLWTIMEGTDQMWLPVHRTWRLNERHYGGLTGLNKAETAEKHGEEQVKIWRRSFDIPPPPMEKDHAYHKVISESRRYKGLKPGELPTCESLKDTIARALPYWNDVIAPEIKAGKNVIIAAHGNSLRGIVKHLEGMSDAAIMELNLPTGIPIVYELDANLKPVKPMAFLGDAETVKKAMEAVAAQGKAKK; encoded by the exons ATGGCCGGTGTTCATCGTCTGGTTATTGTTCGCCATGGTGAGAGCGCCTGGAACCAGGAGAACCGCTTCTGCGGCTGGTTTGATGCCGACCTCAGTGAGAAGGGTGTGGAGGAGGCCAAGCGTGGAGCCAAGGCTATCAAGGATGCAGGCATGAAGTTTGATGTGTGCCACACCTCTGTGCTGAAGCGTGCTGTCAAGACCCTGTGGACCATCATGGAGGGCACAGACCAGATGTGGCTGCCTGTGCATCGTACCTGGCGTCTGAATGAGCGTCACTACGGAGGCCTCACTGGTCTCAACAAGGCTGAGACAGCTGAGAAGCACGGTGAGGAGCAGGTGAAGATCTGGCGTCGTTCCTTTGACATCCCACCTCCACCCATGGAGAAGGACCATGCTTACCACAAAGTCATCAGTGAG TCCCGGCGCTACAAGGGCCTGAAGCCCGGTGAGCTGCCTACATGTGAGTCACTGAAAGACACCATTGCCCGCGCCCTGCCTTACTGGAATGATGTCATCGCTCCTGAGATCAAAGCTGGAAAGAACGTTATCATTGCCGCCCACGGCAACAGCCTCCGTGGCATCGTCAAGCACTTGGAGG GTATGTCTGATGCAGCCATCATGGAGCTGAACCTGCCCACAGGAATCCCAATTGTGTACGAGCTGGACGCAAACCTGAAGCCTGTTAAGCCCATGGCTTTCCTCGGCGATGCGGAAACCGTAAAGAAGGCCATGGAGGCTGTGGCCGCCCAGGGCAAGGCCAAGAAGTAA